In Xiphophorus hellerii strain 12219 chromosome 4, Xiphophorus_hellerii-4.1, whole genome shotgun sequence, a single genomic region encodes these proteins:
- the LOC116719061 gene encoding sodium/potassium/calcium exchanger 1-like isoform X1, with protein sequence MQSPQRRRLKRSRVLFFVSGALLCCIYTLSLKTRQSPAPGRTDAGGGHGALEVRLREVRAPNESLESTMPPLVMVVNRTDLEQCVYVDPRLARAPPTPPLLTTTAPPPQHPTQPPQSQGDYPEDIFSVEQRRRGWVVLHIIGMTYMFVALAIVCDEFFVPALEVIAAKLKISDDVAGATFMAAGGSAPELFTSLIGVFISHSNVGIGTIVGSAVFNILFVIGMCAIFSREMLHLTWWPLFRDVTFYILDLIMLIVFFLDNVIWWWESALLVLGYMSYVVFMKFNSQIEQTFKSQLSKHVSIVKVWSTAEPEKDSEAAPPPPPPAPLPPPAADPQKTENKPKPEAAPAAAGSPEHNNQQPETQEDKDRLRVRPVLQRGGSSASLHNTSLRSTIFQLMIHTLDPLGEEAALRGAARTGRPKKITEETSFNGDVKGEGLVQKKAKNKVKPLDVSVTEKQQNKSHHRRAEDTGHKQKSEQIASAGTPGGAAAQPSTSQPPAEETPQKTSAESKAAESAGETGGSQDSAQEDGGEDESGDSSESEEEEEEEENKEAEEQEKEEESTPLSLGWPDMPRKQATYLFLLPIVFPLWLTLPDVRNPASRRFFIITFIGSILWIGIFSYLMVWWAHQVGETIGISEEVMGLTILAAGTSIPDLITSVIVARKGLGDMAVSSSVGSNIFDITVGLPVPWLIYTVIYGKPVAVSSNGLFCAIVLLFLMLLFVIISIAACRWKMSKKLGVTMFVLYFVFLILSVLLEDRILICPVSI encoded by the exons ATGCAGTCGCCCCAGCGGAGGAGGCTGAAGCGCAGCCGCGTCCTCTTCTTCGTGTCGGGCGCGCTGCTGTGTTGCATCTATACTCTGAGTCTGAAGACCAGGCAGTCTCCAGCCCCCGGCAGGACTGATGCCGGGGGCGGCCACGGCGCCCTGGAGGTCAGACTTCGGGAGGTGAGGGCGCCCAATGAGTCGCTGGAGAGCACCATGCCTCCTCTGGTGATGGTCGTCAACAGGACGGATCTGGAGCAGTGCGTCTACGTGGATCCCCGACTTGCCAGAGCGCCTCCAACTCCCCCGCTGCTGACCACCACGGCCCCTCCTCCTCAACACCCAACCCAGCCCCCGCAAAGTCAGGGGGACTACCCGGAAGACATCTTCTCAGTGGAGCAGAGGCGCCGAGGGTGGGTGGTCCTCCACATCATCGGGATGACCTACATGTTCGTTGCCCTGGCCATCGTCTGCGACGAGTTCTTCGTCCCCGCGTTGGAGGTCATCGCTGCCAAGCTGAAGATCTCCGACGACGTGGCCGGGGCCACCTTCATGGCGGCTGGCGGCTCCGCCCCGGAGCTCTTCACTTCCCTCATCGGGGTCTTCATCTCCCACAGCAACGTGGGCATCGGCACCATCGTGGGGTCTGCCGTCTTCAACATCCTGTTCGTGATTGGCATGTGCGCCATCTTTTCCCGGGAGATGTTGCACCTCACCTGGTGGCCGCTCTTCCGGGACGTGACCTTCTACATCCTGGACCTCATCATGCTCATCGTCTTCTTCCTGGACAACGTGATCTGGTGGTGGGAGAGCGCGCTGCTGGTGCTGGGCTACATGAGCTACGTAGTCTTCATGAAGTTCAACAGTCAGATTGAACAGACGTTCAAAAGCCAGCTCAGCAAACACGTGAGCATCGTCAAGGTGTGGAGCACTGCCGAGCCGGAGAAG GACAGTGAagccgctcctcctcctcctcctcctgctcctcttcctcctcctgctgctgatcCCCAAAAAACGGAAAACAAACCGAAACCTGAAGCTGCGCCGGCTGCAGCGGGAAGCCCTGAGCACAACAACCAGCAGCCAGAAACTCAAGAGGACAAAGATCGGCTCCGG GTGCGTCCAGTTTTACAGCGAGGTGGCAGCTCGGCGTCGCTGCACAACACGTCCCTGAGGAGCACCATCTTCCAGCTGATGATCCACACACTGGACCCGCTGGGAGAAG AAGCAGCCCTCCGGGGCGCCGCCAGAACCGGTCGGCcaaagaaaatcacagaag AAACGTCCTTTAATGGTGATGTCAAAGGGGAGGGGCTTGTGCAGAAGAAAG CAAAGAACAAAGTAAAACCTCTGGATGTCTCGGTGACAGAGAAACAGCAGAACAAGTCACATCACCGCCGCGCTGAAG ATACGGGTCACAAACAGAAGTCAGAGCAAATTGCTTCTGCTGGAACACCAGGGGGCGCCGCAGCTCAGCCGTCCACCTCGCAGCCTCCAGCAGAGGAGACTCCGCAGAAAACCTCAGCGGAGTCAAAG GCAGCAGAATCAGCTGGAGAAACTGGAGGATCGCAGGACAGCGCCCAGGAAGATGGTGGCGAAGACGAAAGCGGCGACTCTAGTGAGAgcgaagaagaagaggaagaagaggaaaacaaagaagcagaagaacaagagaaggaagaggagagcACGCCGTTGTCCTTGGGGTGGCCCGACATGCCGCGGAAACAGGCCACATACCTGTTCCTGCTGCCCATCGTGTTCCCGCTGTGGCTCACGCTGCCGGACGTCCGCAACCCG GCGTCCAGAAGATTCTTTATCATCACGTTTATCGGCTCCATTCTCTGGATCGGCATCTTCTCCTACCTGATGGTGTGGTGGGCGCATCAG GTAGGCGAGACTATCGGCATTTCTGAGGAGGTTATGGGCCTGACCATCCTGGCGGCAGGAACGTCCATCCCAGACCTCATCACCAGCGTGATTGTAGCTCGGAAAGGTTTGGGAGACATGGCCGTCTCCAGCTCTGTGGGAAGCAACATCTTCGACATCACAGTTGG CCTGCCCGTCCCCTGGCTCATCTACACCGTCATCTACGGCAAGCCGGTGGCGGTCAGCTCCAACGGCTTGTTCTGCGCCATCGTGCTGCTCTTCCTCATGCTCCTCTTTGTCATCATCTCCATCGCAGCCTGCCGCTGGAAGATGAGCAAAAAGCTGGGCGTCACCATGTTCGTCCTGTACTTTGTGTTCCTCATCCTCAGTGTCCTGCTGGAGGACCGCATCCTCATCTGTCCCGTCTCAATCTGA
- the LOC116719061 gene encoding sodium/potassium/calcium exchanger 1-like isoform X2 yields MQSPQRRRLKRSRVLFFVSGALLCCIYTLSLKTRQSPAPGRTDAGGGHGALEVRLREVRAPNESLESTMPPLVMVVNRTDLEQCVYVDPRLARAPPTPPLLTTTAPPPQHPTQPPQSQGDYPEDIFSVEQRRRGWVVLHIIGMTYMFVALAIVCDEFFVPALEVIAAKLKISDDVAGATFMAAGGSAPELFTSLIGVFISHSNVGIGTIVGSAVFNILFVIGMCAIFSREMLHLTWWPLFRDVTFYILDLIMLIVFFLDNVIWWWESALLVLGYMSYVVFMKFNSQIEQTFKSQLSKHVSIVKVWSTAEPEKDSEAAPPPPPPAPLPPPAADPQKTENKPKPEAAPAAAGSPEHNNQQPETQEDKDRLRVRPVLQRGGSSASLHNTSLRSTIFQLMIHTLDPLGEDTGHKQKSEQIASAGTPGGAAAQPSTSQPPAEETPQKTSAESKAAESAGETGGSQDSAQEDGGEDESGDSSESEEEEEEEENKEAEEQEKEEESTPLSLGWPDMPRKQATYLFLLPIVFPLWLTLPDVRNPASRRFFIITFIGSILWIGIFSYLMVWWAHQVGETIGISEEVMGLTILAAGTSIPDLITSVIVARKGLGDMAVSSSVGSNIFDITVGLPVPWLIYTVIYGKPVAVSSNGLFCAIVLLFLMLLFVIISIAACRWKMSKKLGVTMFVLYFVFLILSVLLEDRILICPVSI; encoded by the exons ATGCAGTCGCCCCAGCGGAGGAGGCTGAAGCGCAGCCGCGTCCTCTTCTTCGTGTCGGGCGCGCTGCTGTGTTGCATCTATACTCTGAGTCTGAAGACCAGGCAGTCTCCAGCCCCCGGCAGGACTGATGCCGGGGGCGGCCACGGCGCCCTGGAGGTCAGACTTCGGGAGGTGAGGGCGCCCAATGAGTCGCTGGAGAGCACCATGCCTCCTCTGGTGATGGTCGTCAACAGGACGGATCTGGAGCAGTGCGTCTACGTGGATCCCCGACTTGCCAGAGCGCCTCCAACTCCCCCGCTGCTGACCACCACGGCCCCTCCTCCTCAACACCCAACCCAGCCCCCGCAAAGTCAGGGGGACTACCCGGAAGACATCTTCTCAGTGGAGCAGAGGCGCCGAGGGTGGGTGGTCCTCCACATCATCGGGATGACCTACATGTTCGTTGCCCTGGCCATCGTCTGCGACGAGTTCTTCGTCCCCGCGTTGGAGGTCATCGCTGCCAAGCTGAAGATCTCCGACGACGTGGCCGGGGCCACCTTCATGGCGGCTGGCGGCTCCGCCCCGGAGCTCTTCACTTCCCTCATCGGGGTCTTCATCTCCCACAGCAACGTGGGCATCGGCACCATCGTGGGGTCTGCCGTCTTCAACATCCTGTTCGTGATTGGCATGTGCGCCATCTTTTCCCGGGAGATGTTGCACCTCACCTGGTGGCCGCTCTTCCGGGACGTGACCTTCTACATCCTGGACCTCATCATGCTCATCGTCTTCTTCCTGGACAACGTGATCTGGTGGTGGGAGAGCGCGCTGCTGGTGCTGGGCTACATGAGCTACGTAGTCTTCATGAAGTTCAACAGTCAGATTGAACAGACGTTCAAAAGCCAGCTCAGCAAACACGTGAGCATCGTCAAGGTGTGGAGCACTGCCGAGCCGGAGAAG GACAGTGAagccgctcctcctcctcctcctcctgctcctcttcctcctcctgctgctgatcCCCAAAAAACGGAAAACAAACCGAAACCTGAAGCTGCGCCGGCTGCAGCGGGAAGCCCTGAGCACAACAACCAGCAGCCAGAAACTCAAGAGGACAAAGATCGGCTCCGG GTGCGTCCAGTTTTACAGCGAGGTGGCAGCTCGGCGTCGCTGCACAACACGTCCCTGAGGAGCACCATCTTCCAGCTGATGATCCACACACTGGACCCGCTGGGAGAAG ATACGGGTCACAAACAGAAGTCAGAGCAAATTGCTTCTGCTGGAACACCAGGGGGCGCCGCAGCTCAGCCGTCCACCTCGCAGCCTCCAGCAGAGGAGACTCCGCAGAAAACCTCAGCGGAGTCAAAG GCAGCAGAATCAGCTGGAGAAACTGGAGGATCGCAGGACAGCGCCCAGGAAGATGGTGGCGAAGACGAAAGCGGCGACTCTAGTGAGAgcgaagaagaagaggaagaagaggaaaacaaagaagcagaagaacaagagaaggaagaggagagcACGCCGTTGTCCTTGGGGTGGCCCGACATGCCGCGGAAACAGGCCACATACCTGTTCCTGCTGCCCATCGTGTTCCCGCTGTGGCTCACGCTGCCGGACGTCCGCAACCCG GCGTCCAGAAGATTCTTTATCATCACGTTTATCGGCTCCATTCTCTGGATCGGCATCTTCTCCTACCTGATGGTGTGGTGGGCGCATCAG GTAGGCGAGACTATCGGCATTTCTGAGGAGGTTATGGGCCTGACCATCCTGGCGGCAGGAACGTCCATCCCAGACCTCATCACCAGCGTGATTGTAGCTCGGAAAGGTTTGGGAGACATGGCCGTCTCCAGCTCTGTGGGAAGCAACATCTTCGACATCACAGTTGG CCTGCCCGTCCCCTGGCTCATCTACACCGTCATCTACGGCAAGCCGGTGGCGGTCAGCTCCAACGGCTTGTTCTGCGCCATCGTGCTGCTCTTCCTCATGCTCCTCTTTGTCATCATCTCCATCGCAGCCTGCCGCTGGAAGATGAGCAAAAAGCTGGGCGTCACCATGTTCGTCCTGTACTTTGTGTTCCTCATCCTCAGTGTCCTGCTGGAGGACCGCATCCTCATCTGTCCCGTCTCAATCTGA